DNA from Petropleomorpha daqingensis:
GAGCTTGCCGCGGTGGGCCAGGCCCCGGGTCCAGGCGAAGATCGATGCGATCGGGTTGGTCGACGTCTCCTTGCCCTGCTGGTGCTGGCGGTAGTGCCGGGTCACCGTGCCGTGCGCGGCCTCGGCCTCGACGGTGCGGCCGTCGGGGCTCATGAGCACCGAGGTCATCAGGCCCAGCGAGCCGAAGCCCTGGGCGACGGTGTCGGACTGGACGTCGCCGTCGTAGTTCTTGCACGCCCAGACGTAACCGCCCTCCCACTTGAGGGACGCGGCGACCATGTCGTCGATGAGCCGGTGCTCGTAGGTGATCCCGGCGGCCTCGAACTTGTCCTTGAACTCGGCGTCGAAGATCTCCTGGAACAGGTCCTTGAACCGGCCGTCGTAGGCCTTGAGGATCGTGTTCTTCGTCGACAGGTACAGCGGGTAGCCGCGCTGCAGCGAGTAGTTCATCGAGGCCCGGGCGAAGTCGCGGATCGACTCGTCCAGGTTGTACATGCCGAGCACCACACCGGAGCCCGGCGACTGGAAGACCTCGTGCTCGATCGGCTCGCTGCCGTCCTTCGGGGTGAAGGTCAGCGTCAGCGTGCCCTCGCCCGGGAAGCGGAAGTCGGTGGCCCGGTACTGGTCACCGAAGGCGTGACGGCCGACGACGATCGGCTTGGTCCAGCCCGGCACCAGCCGCGGCACGTTGGACATGATGATCGGCTCGCGGAAGATGACGCCGCCGAGGATGTTGCGGATGGTCCCGTTCGGGGAGCGCCACATCTTCTTCAGGCCGAACTCCTCGACCCGCGCCTCGTCCGGCGTGATCGTGGCGCACTTGACGCCGACGCCGTGCTTCTTGATGGCGTTGGCGGCGTCGATGGTGATCTGGTCGTCGGTCTCGTCGCGCTTCTCGATGCCCAGGTCGTAGTACTCGAGGTTGACGTCGAGGTACGGGAGGATCAGCTGGTCCTTGATGAACTGCCAGATGATCCGGGTCATCTCGTCGCCGTCGAGTTCGACGACGGTGCCCTCGACCTTGATCTTGCTCACGTTGTGACTTTCCCTCTCTGCAGCTCTGACCGTTGGGGTCAGAGGTCGGCTACGTCGGCCTGCTTGGCCCGCACCGCCTCGGCGGCCTCGCGCAGGCCGGCCAGCTCGCTCTCGGTCAGCTCGCCCTCAACCACGCGGCGCACGCCCTCGCGACCGATCTCGGCCTCGACGCCCAGGTACACCCCGGAGATCCCGTACTCGCCGTCCACCCAGGCGCAGACCGGCATGACCCTGCCTGCGTCCTCCATGACCGCGCGCGCCATCCGGGCCGCGGCGGCCGAGGGTGCGTAGTAGGCCGAGCCGGTCTTGAGCAGCGCCACGACCTCGGCCCCGCCGTTGCGAGTGCGGTCGACGAGGTGCTCGATCCGGTCGGCGGGCAGGACGTCGGCGAGCGGCTTGCCGTCGACGGTGCAGCGCGAGGGCACCGGCACCATCGTGTCGCCGTGCGAGCCGAGGGTCAGCGTCTGCACCGAACCCACCGGGACGCCGAGCTCCTCGGCGACGTTGTTGGTGAACCGCGCGGTGTCGAGCATGCCCGCCTGGCCCATCACCCGGTTCTTCGGGAAGCCGGTGGCCAGCTGCGCCAGCGCGGTCATCTCGTCGAGCGGGTTGGACACGACGATGATCACCGCGTCGGGCGAGGTGCGGGCGATGTTCTCCGCGACGTCCCGGACGATCTTGGCGTTGGTCTCGATGAGGTCCATCCGGCTCATGCCGGGCTTGCGGGGCAGGCCCGCGGTGATGACGACGACGTCGGAGTTCTCGGTGCCCTCGTAGGACCCGCCACCGACGCCGACGACCTTCGTCTCGAAGCCCTCGACCGGCCGCGACTGGTTCATGTCCAGGGCGATGCCCTCGGGCTTGCCCTCGATGATGTCGGTGAGGACGACGGTCTCGAAGATGTCGTACTCGGCGAGCCGCAGAGCGGTGGTCGACCCGTAGAAGCCGGCGCCGACGACCGTGACCTTGCCCGTCCTGGACTTGTCAGCCATGGCCGTCAACCTATCGCCGCGCGGCGGCGCACGCCCGGTCGGGTCTAGGCAGCGGGGATGGCCAGGGCGATGACCGCCAGCGCGAGACCTGTCCCGGCGAGCAGGACGACGTCCACCCACCGGCTCCGGACGGCGAGGAAGCCCACCCGCCGCACCGGCAGCAGCAACCGCAGGACGGCGCCGCCCACGAGCGCCACCCCGACGACGACCAGCCCCTTGCGCCAGTGCTCGAAGGTGACCATCAGCAGCCCGACGCCGACCGCGACCAGCACCGCGAGCAGCGGCAGCTGGCGGATCAGGCCGGCGAGGAAGGGCCGGCGGACGTAGAGCGGCGGCCGGGTCATCGTCGTCACGCGGTCAGCACGTCGACCGCCGCCGCCTGCTCGGCCGCCGTCACGACGTTGACCAGCAGTTCCGCCCGGGTCATCGGACCGACCCCGCCCGGGTTGGGGGCGACGAACCCGGCGACGTCGAGCACGTCGAGGGCGACGTCCCCGGCGATCCTGCCGTCCACCCGGCTGACGCCGACGTCCAGGACGGCGGCCCCCGGCTTGACCATCTCCCCGGTGATCAGACCCGGGACCCCGGCGGCCGCGACCACGATGTCCGCGCGTCGCACGTGCGCGGCCAGGTCGCGGGTGCCCGTGTGGCACAGGGTCACCGTCGCGTTCTCCGAGCGGCGGGTGAGCAGCAGGCCGAGCGGGCGGCCGACGGTGATGCCGCGGCCGATGACGACGACCTCGGCGCCGGCGATCGGCACGTCGTAGCGGCGCAGCAGCTCGACGATGCCCACCGGCGTGCACGGCAGCGCGCCGGGGACGTTGAGCACCAGCCGGCCGAGGCTGACCGGGTGCAGCCCGTCGGCGTCCTTGGCCGGGTCCATCGCCTCCAGGACGGCGTACTCGTCGACCTGGTCGGGCAGCGGGAGCTGGACGATGTAGCCGGTGCACGCCGGGTCGGCGTTGAGCTCCTCGACCACGGCCAGGACGTCGGCCTGCGTCGCCGCGGCGGGCAGTTCGCGCTGGATGCTGGCGATGCCGACCTGGGCGCAGTCCTTGTGCTTCGCGTCGACGTACCAGCGGCTGCCGGGGTCGTCACCCACCAGCAGCGTGCCGAGACCCGGCTGGTGGCCGGCGGCGGTCAGCGCCGCGACGCGCTCGGTGAGCTCGGTGCGGATCGCCGCCGCGGTCGCCTTGCCGTCGAGGATGGTCGCGGGCACACCCGACAGTG
Protein-coding regions in this window:
- a CDS encoding NADP-dependent isocitrate dehydrogenase; its protein translation is MSKIKVEGTVVELDGDEMTRIIWQFIKDQLILPYLDVNLEYYDLGIEKRDETDDQITIDAANAIKKHGVGVKCATITPDEARVEEFGLKKMWRSPNGTIRNILGGVIFREPIIMSNVPRLVPGWTKPIVVGRHAFGDQYRATDFRFPGEGTLTLTFTPKDGSEPIEHEVFQSPGSGVVLGMYNLDESIRDFARASMNYSLQRGYPLYLSTKNTILKAYDGRFKDLFQEIFDAEFKDKFEAAGITYEHRLIDDMVAASLKWEGGYVWACKNYDGDVQSDTVAQGFGSLGLMTSVLMSPDGRTVEAEAAHGTVTRHYRQHQQGKETSTNPIASIFAWTRGLAHRGKLDGTPEVTQFAETLERVCIETVESGQMTKDLALLISKDQAFLNTQDFLAAIDANLQKAMA
- the mdh gene encoding malate dehydrogenase; this encodes MADKSRTGKVTVVGAGFYGSTTALRLAEYDIFETVVLTDIIEGKPEGIALDMNQSRPVEGFETKVVGVGGGSYEGTENSDVVVITAGLPRKPGMSRMDLIETNAKIVRDVAENIARTSPDAVIIVVSNPLDEMTALAQLATGFPKNRVMGQAGMLDTARFTNNVAEELGVPVGSVQTLTLGSHGDTMVPVPSRCTVDGKPLADVLPADRIEHLVDRTRNGGAEVVALLKTGSAYYAPSAAAARMARAVMEDAGRVMPVCAWVDGEYGISGVYLGVEAEIGREGVRRVVEGELTESELAGLREAAEAVRAKQADVADL
- a CDS encoding DUF3017 domain-containing protein produces the protein MTRPPLYVRRPFLAGLIRQLPLLAVLVAVGVGLLMVTFEHWRKGLVVVGVALVGGAVLRLLLPVRRVGFLAVRSRWVDVVLLAGTGLALAVIALAIPAA
- a CDS encoding bifunctional methylenetetrahydrofolate dehydrogenase/methenyltetrahydrofolate cyclohydrolase; translated protein: MPATILDGKATAAAIRTELTERVAALTAAGHQPGLGTLLVGDDPGSRWYVDAKHKDCAQVGIASIQRELPAAATQADVLAVVEELNADPACTGYIVQLPLPDQVDEYAVLEAMDPAKDADGLHPVSLGRLVLNVPGALPCTPVGIVELLRRYDVPIAGAEVVVIGRGITVGRPLGLLLTRRSENATVTLCHTGTRDLAAHVRRADIVVAAAGVPGLITGEMVKPGAAVLDVGVSRVDGRIAGDVALDVLDVAGFVAPNPGGVGPMTRAELLVNVVTAAEQAAAVDVLTA